AGATCTTGCCGATGGCCTTGTCGAAGTCGCCGGCGGCCATGTGCTTGATGAAGCCCGGGATGTCGACATTGACGGGGCAGCCCTGCACGCAGGCCGGGCTCTTGCACTGCAGGCAGCGCGAGGCTTCGGCCACGGCCTGTTCCGGGGTGTAGCCCAAGGGCACTTCCTCGAAGTTGCGGGCCCGGACCAGGGGCGGCTGCTCGGGCATGGCCTGTCGCGGGGTCTTGGCGGTGCTCATGCGTTGCCTCCTTCTTCCCACTTGCAGCGCTCGTGGCTGCAGCGTTCCTGTTCGGTGTAGGCCCGCAGGCGCAGGATCAGCTCGTCGAAGTCGACCTGATGCCCGTCGAACTCCGGCCCGTCCACGCAGCCGAACTTCGTCTCCCCGCCCACGGTCACGCGGCAGCCGCCGCACATGCCCGTGCCGTCGATCATGATGGGGTTGAGGCTGACCATGGTCGGTACGCCGTAGTCCTTCGTCATGAGGGACACGAACTTCATCATCGGCACCGGCCCGATGGCCACGACCTGGTCCACGCCGCCGGCGTCGAGCTTCTCCTTCAGCACCTCGGTCACGAAGCCCTTGCGGCCGTAGGAGCCGTCGTCGGTGCAGACGTGCAGTTCGCTGGAGGCCCGGCCCATCTTCTCTTCGAGGATGAGCAGGTCC
The Desulfomicrobium escambiense DSM 10707 genome window above contains:
- a CDS encoding sulfide/dihydroorotate dehydrogenase-like FAD/NAD-binding protein, which codes for MFTIVNREEMAGGTVILNEIEAPRIAAKARPGQFLILKANENGERIPLTMAETDPEKGTVTVIYMVVGKSTELFKRLKVGQAYQDVIGPLGQPTHIEPGRNVVCVGGGTGVAVLHPIARGMKQAGCAVTSIIGARNKDLLILEEKMGRASSELHVCTDDGSYGRKGFVTEVLKEKLDAGGVDQVVAIGPVPMMKFVSLMTKDYGVPTMVSLNPIMIDGTGMCGGCRVTVGGETKFGCVDGPEFDGHQVDFDELILRLRAYTEQERCSHERCKWEEGGNA